GCGCCGTTGCGGCCCAGCAGGGCCGTGGCCTGCCCGGCCTCGGCCTGCAGGTCCACGCCCGCCACGGCCTCCACCTCGCCGAAGCGCACGTGCAGGCTGCGTACGTCGACGACGGGACCGCGGCTGCTCACGCGCCAATCCTCCCGGTGCGAGGCGCCCAGCGCCGGGGAATGGCGAAGTTGGCGACGCCGGGAGCCGGTCGGTCAGGGCGCCTGACCCAGAAGGGTGGCGAGGTCGTCGGCGAGCCGGTCGCGGGCCACCTGGGTCAGCGGCAGCTCGAGGCCGGAGGCGGCCCCGGCGGACAGGGCCAGGTCGAGGTCCTTGTGGCCCAGCGCGGTCAGGTGGGCCGGGTCCAGGGCGCCCGCCTCGCGTCCGACGAGGACGCCCGGGCCGCCGATGAGGCGGTCGGTGTGGCGCATGACCGCGGCCAGGTCGTCCGGGGCCAGGCCGGCCGAGGTGACGAGACGCCGGGCCTCGGCGGCGGCGCCGAAGGCGACGTACTGGACCAGGTTGCGCGCCAGCTTGAGCCGGGTCCCCGCCCCGGGCCCGCCGACGTGGAGCACCAGCGTGCCCAGCCTCTCCAGCACCGGTCGGGCCTCCGCGAAGTCCTCCGGGGCCGCACCGACCATGACGGCGAGCTCGCCCGTGGCGGCCGCCCCCACGCCTCCGCTGACCGGAGCGTCGACGACCCGGCCCGGGAGCGTGGCCGGGGTGTCGGGGTGCACGGTGGCGTGCACCAGGACCAGCGGGTCGTGGTCCGCGAGCTCCGTGGCGACCGCACGCACCTCCGCGTCGTCGCGCACGACGACGCACACCGCATCGGCTGCTGCGGCCAGCGCCGCGAGGGAGCCCGCCGCGACGGCGCCCGCCCCGACCAGTGCAGCGACGGCGTCGCGGCGCACGTCGTGGACCACCACCTCGTCACCGGGCGCGCGGGTCGCGAGCAGCCGACGGGCCATCGGCGCGCCCATCGCGCCGAGCCCGACGATCCCGATCCGGGTCACGCGTTGAGGCCGCCGTCGACGACGAAGTCCGCGCCGGTGCAGTACGACGAGGCGTCCGAGGCCAGGAACGCCACGACCGTGGCGACCTCCAGCGGCCGGCCGGGGCGAGGGATCGGGATCCGCGCCGGGTCGAGGCGGGTCGGGTCGTGCATGTCGGTGTCGACGGAGCCCGGGCACACGCAGTTGACGCGGATGCCGCGTCGGGCGAGCGCCTGGGCGGCCGAGCGGCTCACGCCGCGGAGCCCGAACTTCGAGGCCGAGTACGGCAGGGCGGCGCCGTAGCCCCGCAGCCCGGCGGTGGAGGAGATGTTGACGATGGACGAGCCCTCCGGCATCAGCGGCACGAGGACCTGGATGCCCAGGATCGCGCCGACCAGGTTGACGTCGAGGACGCGGCGGGTGTCGGCCGGGCTCCACTCCTCGAGCGGCTTGGCCTCGAAGACGCCGGCGTTGTTGACGAGCACGTCGACGCGGCCGTGCTCGGCGTCGAGCCGGGCCGCGAGGTCGGCCCACGAGGACGCGTCGGCCACGTCCAGCGCATGGCTCACGACTCCGGGACCCAGCCGGTCGACGAGGTGCTGGGTGGGCAGCACGTCTGCGGCGACCACGGTCGCCCCGAGCGAGTGCAGCAGCTCCACCTCGGCGGCGCCCTGCCCCTTGGCCGCACCGGTGACCACCGCGACCTTGTCGCGCAGGCTGTCGAGCCCGGGCAGGCCCGGGCCGGTCGTGTCGCTCACCCGCGCTGGAAGCGGTAGACGTCGAAGACGTAGTCGGGACAGACCATCTGGCACGCCGTGCAGCCGGTGCAGCCCTCGTGCAGCAGCGGGAAGCGGTAGCCGAGCTCGTTGACCTCGCTGCTCATCTCGAGCACCCCGGGCGGGCAGGCCGCGATGCAGAGCTCGCAGCCCTTGCACCGCTCGGTGTCGATGACGAGGGTGCCGCGCGAGCCGCGCTGGTCGCTCACGCGAGGAGCTCGGGATCGGTGAAGTGGGCGGCGCCGACCGTGCCGCCGAGGACGGCCTCCACGAGCGAGGCGAGGTCGAGGTTCTCCAGCCCGACCAGCTCGCCCTCCTGACCGTCGAACACCCCGCGGGCCCGCAGGGACCGGATCGCCTGCTCCCCCGTCCCGAGGACGTGGCGCACGGTGGCGTCGAGGGCGCTGGCCAGGTCGCCGAAGCGCAGGGCGGCGAGCTCCTCGCTGAGGTACTCGCGCTCGCGTTCCACGTCGTCCTCGATGGCCAGCAGGGAGACCGACCGGACCAGCCCGTTGAAGGTGCGCAGCAGCGAGCGCAGGTGCGGGCCGGCGGCGTGCACGTTGATGATCCGGCGGAACTCACGGGCGTGCCGTTCGAAGTCCACCGCGCCGGTGCTGGCCAGGGCCCGGTCGTGCGCGGCCTCGAGCCGGTCGAGCGTCGAGGCGTCGAGGCGACCGACGACGGTCCGCACGGTGAGCGCGCTCAGCAGGGCGTAGAGCGTGAACCCCTCCCGCACGGCGTCCACGCCGAGCTGGGCGACGTAGGCGCCGCGGTGCAGGGGCATGTCGACGAGGCCGTCCCGCTCGAGCAGGATCAGGGCCTCCCGCAGCGGTGCGCGGCTCACGTCCAGCTCGGCGGCCACCGCGGCCAGGTCGATCCGGTCACCCGGCCGCAGCTCCCCGCGGACGATCCGGCCGACGAGGACGTCGGCGATCGCATCACTGGTCTTGTGCCGCGAGATCATGACTGCTCCCCCCTGCGCGAGACGAGCTCGCCGATGCCGTAGACGGTCTCCATCGACTCCGACTGGTAGCCGGGCCCCTCGGACGCCGGCACGAACCAGCCGGTCGGGCACATCGTGAGGATCTCCACCAGGCTGAGCCCCTCACCGGCCAGCTGGCTCTCGAACGCCCGGCGCAGCATCCGCTTGGTCTGGGCGACGCCGCCCGGGGTCGAGACCGCGCCGCGGGCGACGTACCCGACGCCCTGCAGCGAGGCGACCAGGTCGCTGATCGGGATCGGGTAGCCGTGCTCCGCCGCGGCCCGGCCCTCGAGGCTGGTCTTGGTCCGTTGGCCGAGCACCGTGGTCGCGGTCTGCTGGCCGCCCGTGTCGCCGAAGACCCCGTTGTTGAGCAGGATGCAGGTCACGTTCTCGCCGCGGGCCGCGGTGTGCAGGACCTCCTGCAGCCCCTCGTTGACCATGTCCCCGTCGCCCTGCATCGTGAAGACCACCGAGTCGGGCCGGACCCGCTTGATGCCCGTGGCGCAGGACGGGGCGCGGCCGTGCAGGCACTGCAGCACGTCGATGTCCATGATCCGCACGAAGCTGCCGTAGCAGCCGTGACCCACCACGCCGATCGAGCGCTGCACCACCCCGAGCTCCTGCAGCGTCTCGAGGATGAGGCGCAGCGCCACCGGCTCGCCGCAGCCCGGGCAGAGCGAGTGCTCGCCCAGGATCAGCGACGGGTGGGCCGACGCCACCTCGGTGCTCGGCGCCGTGGGCGGGCCGGAGGTGTCGACGAGGTCGAGGGTCGTGCGCTGGGTCATGTCAGCTCCTGGCCGGTTCGAGGTCGAGGGCGGCCAGCACCCGCTGCTTGATGACGGGTACGTCGAGCAGGGGGCCGTAGTCGAGCCCCGACTCGCCGATGCTCACACCGCCCACGAAGCGCACCGTGTCCCGGTCGTGCGCCCACTGGCGGACGTCGTCGAGCATCTGGCCGGCGTTCAGCTCGAAGACCAGCACCCGTCGGGCCCGGCGTGTGGCCTCGGCCAGCGCCGCCCCGGGGAACGGCCACAGCGTGATGGGGCGGAACAGGCCGATGCGGTGGCCCTCGGCGCGCAGCTCCTCGACGACGTGCTCGGCGAACTTCGCCGCCGACCCGAAGGCGACGACCACCGTGTCGGCGTCCTCGACCGCGATCGCCTCGTGGCGCTGCTCCTGCTCGGCGATCCGGTCGAACTTCTCGGCGACCGCTCGCCAGTGCCCGTCCGGACCGAGGCCGGGATCGGTGGCCTTGCCCATCGCCCAGGTCCAGACCTGCCGGGACCGGCCGGTGCCGCTCAGCGAGCCGTCGAGGGCCCAGTCCTTGGCCGGCAGCGGGTCGAGCTCCAGCGGCTGGACGTCCACGCCGACCAGGGTCTGGGCGAGCAGCGGGTCGCCGTACAGGATCGTCGGGGCGCGGTGCAGGTCGGCGAGGTGGAACAGCAGCTGGGTGTGCTCGACCGCCTCGTGGATGTCCTTGGGGGCGAGGGTGATCGTGCGGTAGTCGCCCCAGCCGCCGCCGCGGGTGCACTGGAAGTAGTCCTGCTGGTTGCGCGCCATGTTGAACACGACGAACGGCGTCTCGTTGAGGGCGCCCTCGGCGATCGCCTCCTGCATGAGGGCGATCCCCTGACCGCACGAGCCGGTCGCGGCGCGCGCCCCCGCCGCGGCCGCGCCGATGGTCATGTTGACGCCCTCGATCTCGCTCTCGGCGTTGATGCACGTGCCGCCGGCCGGGCCGAGCTCGCGGGACATGGCTTCGAGCAGCCCGGTGAACGGCGACATCGGGTAGCCGGCGAAGAAGCGGCACCCGGCGGTGATGGCCGCGCGCGTGATCGCGACGCTGCCCGACAGCAGCTCCAGGCTCATGCCGGCACCCCCGCGACCTCGAGGGGGGCCAGCGCACGCCCGAGCGCGTGGCCCGCCTCGACCGCCCGGGCGTTGGTGGGGGCGTGCTGCTTGCGGTAGGGCGGGAGCAGGTCGGTCAGCGCCGCCTCCAGCAGCGCGGTCGGCACCGGCTCGACCAGGGCGCAGTAGGCACCGAGCATGACGAAGCCGGCCGCCTGGGCCGCCCCGAGCTCCTTGGCCGTCTGCGTGGCCGGGACCGCCCGTCGCCCGGGGAGCTCGGCGACGACGTCGTCGCCGACGACCGAGCTGTTCACCAGGCAGAGCCCGCCGGGGACCAGACGGGCCAGCGACGCCTCACTGAACCGGTCGTGGAAGAGGAGCACCGCGTGACTGCGGACCACCACGGGCAGGGAGCGCAACGGGGCGTCGCCGACCACGACCGAGGCCGCCGAGGGACCCCCGCGCATCTCGCCGCCGTACGACGCGCCGAGCATGGCGTAGCGGCCCTGACGGGTGAACGCCTCGGCCAGGGTCTTGGCGACGAGCTGGATGCCCTGGCCGCCGATCCCGGTCAGCGTGACGGTGCGCTCGGCGTGCGGCGCGGCTCTGTTCAACATCGTGGCTATTGAATATCCTCCCAGGTCATCGCGTCAATGAATTCAAGATGCAGAATGCAGGAGCCATGAGAGCAGCGGTACTCCACGCCTTCGGCGACCTCCGGGTCGAGCCGTGGGCCGACCCCGTGCCGGCGGCGGACGAGGCGGTGCTCGCCGTGCTCGGGGTGCAGCCGAGCATCACCGAGGCCATGCTGGTGAGCGGGGCACCGATCGCCCTCCACGAGCACCTGACCCGCCGGCTCGCCGCGGGTCCGGTGGCCTTCGCGGGCCACGAGTTCTGTGCCGTCGTGCTCGAGCCCCCGGCCGACCCGTCCGTGCCGAGTCCGCCCGTCGGCACGCGCG
This genomic window from Nocardioides anomalus contains:
- a CDS encoding NAD(P)-dependent oxidoreductase — translated: MTRIGIVGLGAMGAPMARRLLATRAPGDEVVVHDVRRDAVAALVGAGAVAAGSLAALAAAADAVCVVVRDDAEVRAVATELADHDPLVLVHATVHPDTPATLPGRVVDAPVSGGVGAAATGELAVMVGAAPEDFAEARPVLERLGTLVLHVGGPGAGTRLKLARNLVQYVAFGAAAEARRLVTSAGLAPDDLAAVMRHTDRLIGGPGVLVGREAGALDPAHLTALGHKDLDLALSAGAASGLELPLTQVARDRLADDLATLLGQAP
- a CDS encoding SDR family NAD(P)-dependent oxidoreductase, encoding MSDTTGPGLPGLDSLRDKVAVVTGAAKGQGAAEVELLHSLGATVVAADVLPTQHLVDRLGPGVVSHALDVADASSWADLAARLDAEHGRVDVLVNNAGVFEAKPLEEWSPADTRRVLDVNLVGAILGIQVLVPLMPEGSSIVNISSTAGLRGYGAALPYSASKFGLRGVSRSAAQALARRGIRVNCVCPGSVDTDMHDPTRLDPARIPIPRPGRPLEVATVVAFLASDASSYCTGADFVVDGGLNA
- a CDS encoding 4Fe-4S dicluster domain-containing protein, which produces MSDQRGSRGTLVIDTERCKGCELCIAACPPGVLEMSSEVNELGYRFPLLHEGCTGCTACQMVCPDYVFDVYRFQRG
- a CDS encoding GntR family transcriptional regulator, which codes for MISRHKTSDAIADVLVGRIVRGELRPGDRIDLAAVAAELDVSRAPLREALILLERDGLVDMPLHRGAYVAQLGVDAVREGFTLYALLSALTVRTVVGRLDASTLDRLEAAHDRALASTGAVDFERHAREFRRIINVHAAGPHLRSLLRTFNGLVRSVSLLAIEDDVEREREYLSEELAALRFGDLASALDATVRHVLGTGEQAIRSLRARGVFDGQEGELVGLENLDLASLVEAVLGGTVGAAHFTDPELLA
- a CDS encoding thiamine pyrophosphate-dependent enzyme; translation: MTQRTTLDLVDTSGPPTAPSTEVASAHPSLILGEHSLCPGCGEPVALRLILETLQELGVVQRSIGVVGHGCYGSFVRIMDIDVLQCLHGRAPSCATGIKRVRPDSVVFTMQGDGDMVNEGLQEVLHTAARGENVTCILLNNGVFGDTGGQQTATTVLGQRTKTSLEGRAAAEHGYPIPISDLVASLQGVGYVARGAVSTPGGVAQTKRMLRRAFESQLAGEGLSLVEILTMCPTGWFVPASEGPGYQSESMETVYGIGELVSRRGEQS
- a CDS encoding transketolase C-terminal domain-containing protein, which produces MSLELLSGSVAITRAAITAGCRFFAGYPMSPFTGLLEAMSRELGPAGGTCINAESEIEGVNMTIGAAAAGARAATGSCGQGIALMQEAIAEGALNETPFVVFNMARNQQDYFQCTRGGGWGDYRTITLAPKDIHEAVEHTQLLFHLADLHRAPTILYGDPLLAQTLVGVDVQPLELDPLPAKDWALDGSLSGTGRSRQVWTWAMGKATDPGLGPDGHWRAVAEKFDRIAEQEQRHEAIAVEDADTVVVAFGSAAKFAEHVVEELRAEGHRIGLFRPITLWPFPGAALAEATRRARRVLVFELNAGQMLDDVRQWAHDRDTVRFVGGVSIGESGLDYGPLLDVPVIKQRVLAALDLEPARS
- a CDS encoding 2-oxoacid:acceptor oxidoreductase family protein, producing the protein MLNRAAPHAERTVTLTGIGGQGIQLVAKTLAEAFTRQGRYAMLGASYGGEMRGGPSAASVVVGDAPLRSLPVVVRSHAVLLFHDRFSEASLARLVPGGLCLVNSSVVGDDVVAELPGRRAVPATQTAKELGAAQAAGFVMLGAYCALVEPVPTALLEAALTDLLPPYRKQHAPTNARAVEAGHALGRALAPLEVAGVPA